In the Sorghum bicolor cultivar BTx623 chromosome 4, Sorghum_bicolor_NCBIv3, whole genome shotgun sequence genome, GCTGCTGCAGGTACCTGAAGAGGGTGGATGACGCGGTGTCTGAGGCGAGGGAGCTATGCGCACCAGGTTTGTCTTCCCTTCCCCCAGTCCTAGAAGAAATAGAAATGCTAACGTTCCATTGGTGGTTAGTGAGCAATTAATTACTTGCGATTACAATCCTGgctataaaaaaaaaagaaaaaaaacttggGCTTACAAGAAAGCAAATTAGTATGTGACGTGTTCATGTCTATCTGGATGAAGGTTTTGGTATATAGGATCTGCTGTTTTAGTCCATAAATTACCTACTGAAATTTAGTTTCTAACGATGCAAGTGCTAAACTGCTGAACAGCATGAAGTTAAGAAGACTTATCTTAATTCTGAACCCTTTGCTACTTGCAGGTGGGAAGATATCACTGATAGCGCATTCAGCTGGGGGCTGGCTCGCGCGTGTGTACATGGCGGAGTTTGAGGCTTCCGACATAAGTTTACTGCTCACCCTTGGCACCCCTCACTTGTATGGTTTCTTTTAAGACGCTTGTTGTGTGCTTGTACTTACAGTCTGATGGTGGCCATCCTTTTCTTTTCCTCAATCATGTTTGAAGTGAACTAGTCTATGATTAATGGGTTAGTGTTTATGCTGGTGTTTCTTCTAAAAAAATGGGTGTGGTTCTTATCTTGTGCATAGGAAACTGAAGAAAGTTGACTATTAGTCCCTGATGTACCATTGGTATACAGTATGCTTAGGTTAAAGTTCTCCCAACCATCTTTCTCCCATTTATACCTCTGCAGCTATACACAATCTGGCTGTATATGAAACTGTTGAATGTTAGTAGCTCCTGCAAGGCTAGAATTGCCACTCGATATTATGTTAGAAATATTGAAAAACATAGTTTCGAAATCAAATACAGAACCTACTGTTTTGTTTGAGTTTGACCTCCTTGCCTTTATTTTGTCTAATCATTAGGCCTCCTCCAAAAGGTGTACCTGGGGTAATTGATCAGACTAGAGGACTACTGAACTACGTCGAGAAGAATTGTGCTCCAGCAGTTTATACACCAGAATTAAGATATGTGTGCATTGCTGGAAGGTACCTTTATTCAGGCTAGGATTTCAGGGTCTTGCTGCTTCCACATTGATTTACTAATGAACTTTGTTTTGGTTTGGATATAAGTTTCCCTGAGGATGCATAACTGCTGAACCAAACCTAGTAATATGTTCTGGAATGTTGGTGTTATCAGTGTTAACTTCATCAAAGAAAGAGAACTCAAAAAGTCAAGCTGGCAGATTTTTTTAGGTTGACTAAACTTGTCAATTCGTCCTGAAGTTTACTCCTCATAGAACTTACATTTTTCTGATTTTGATGTTTTAATCAATGAGATAGGTGCAGTGGTGTTATCAGTGTTAACTTCATCAAAGGAAGAGAATTTTAAAAGTCAAGTTGACAGATTCTTTTGGTTGGCTAAAGTTTAGTCCCCATAGAACATACATTTTTCTGATTTTGATGTTTTAAGAAATGAGATAGGTGCATATTCCAGCATGTCCTTGTCTTATGACCACATACCTTCATGTGTGATACCATCTCTTCATTGTATCACAGGTACATTCAAGGTGCTCCTCTTCTGGGGAACTCCGCAGCTGCTTCTGATGAGATCCTTGCAGTTGACACTCCTTCAGAAGGAGGTGAGGCTGTTATTACGGGTAGCAATGACAAATCTACTCGGTCAAGTGTCACGTGGAGAGCCCGGTTCGTCGGGCAAGGGTACAAACAGGTAAAACTGTAAAACACTTCATTTCCTGAATTTTATGGTTCATCTGAGATAGTTTGCAAATCGATTGCGAAACAAAACCATTTGACGTCAAATTCACAACTAGGTTTGTGGCCAAGCGGATGTGTGGGGCGACGGCGTCGTACCTGAAATGGCAGCGCATCTGGAAGGAGCACTGAACATAAGCTTTGACGGCGTGTACCACTCTCCTGTAGGCTCTGATGATGAACAAAGGCCCTGGTATGGCTCTCCAGCAATCCTCAAGCAGTGGGTGCATCACCTTCTCAGTTGAGATGGCGTACAAGAGCTAGCTGCCGGAACAGAAACTGGAATGTGTCCTACATCTGGCATGCCACCAGGCCCACCGAAGGGGAACTTTTTCTTGGCCTGAAATAGTGAAATTGAGGGGCATGATATAGCATCGTAAATCTTGAAGGGGGCAATTGTGTATTGTCAGCTTCTGTAGACAATTCAACCTGAGGTCTTTTTGTCTAATATATATTAGACGTAGTATATCTCACTCATTTGTCAACACATTAGATGATAATTCAATTCCTAGTTAAAACCCAATATAAGCTCCTAGTCACGGTTCAGGGACGTAAATGAAATAATTTTGTAAGCAACATAACTATTAGGCGCAGAGTCAATATAGTCATCAACAGAACTATAACAACAAAGATTCCAGCATAGCCACAGAGCACATCGGCGGCAACTAGCATATAACGGGGAAACTGAGTAGCCACAGGACGCAAACTGAGTAGAAAACTAAAGAACACAATGCCACGCATGGGAACATAACACTAGATCACGAATCAAAAGATAGGAATGAACGTGGACTAAGAAGATTTGTCATTGGCAGACTAAACATTTCCCACATCAATGTGCCGACGGTGCCCACACAGGATAGCAAGAGCAACAGCAACACTGGGAAT is a window encoding:
- the LOC8069918 gene encoding uncharacterized protein LOC8069918, yielding MLPLISPPRPGAAGPRAIANAGATAPATARPAVILPGLGNNTGDYARLAAALRDDHGLPAAVVARVTRPDWLRNAAGLADASYWRGTLRPRPVLDWYLKRVDDAVSEARELCAPGGKISLIAHSAGGWLARVYMAEFEASDISLLLTLGTPHLPPPKGVPGVIDQTRGLLNYVEKNCAPAVYTPELRYVCIAGRYIQGAPLLGNSAAASDEILAVDTPSEGGEAVITGSNDKSTRSSVTWRARFVGQGYKQVCGQADVWGDGVVPEMAAHLEGALNISFDGVYHSPVGSDDEQRPWYGSPAILKQWVHHLLS